In a single window of the Niabella ginsenosidivorans genome:
- a CDS encoding RagB/SusD family nutrient uptake outer membrane protein, with product MKRSIINKLIVWSIVCLLISSCNKYLEKPESSDIKLEDVFASKERTEEFLWSVYRTCSIFEFPYYWASGENGFYHYGATYTIVAAADDEADAYSNITGAEAFNKGNWSSSDIYWYEFRSEFCYKGIRNANIFIENIDKSPFSDEEKASMKAEAIFLRALMHFDLMQRLGGIAIVDKVLKVRSADDIPEVRIPRSTYEETVNFIVSSCDEAAKNLPNSYESKYRGRIVKGAALALKARVLLYAASPLFNTAQPYVPVGDARLRELIGYTSYDPNRWKLAADASKAVLDWAANESGWCELYKGKSNPVDRYEEIFINPSVNETILDAGLMGTSTNNYFVRFMTPGTVVYTGSDPINIGVTLNFTKFYQKTDGTDQTWDEQEGVDYPYEQYRRKLKELDPRFQASVFYSGEEWTRGTGTVYHFYEQHGKLLDAYNGVGFLRKFVKGVSNGSNPPPKWITFRLAEFYLNYAEALNEMNGDAGQIVWALNEVRRRVNMPDYTYTNQDDMRAKIHRERGVELAFEEHRYFDVRRWRIAGNEGVMKGGMYGLRLVGGANPTYHLEKFEDRVWNDKMYLYPFRISEVNLGYIQQNPGW from the coding sequence ATGAAAAGAAGCATAATAAATAAACTGATTGTATGGAGCATTGTATGCCTGCTCATCAGCTCCTGTAACAAGTACCTGGAAAAGCCGGAGAGCAGCGATATTAAACTGGAAGATGTTTTTGCCTCGAAGGAGCGCACTGAAGAATTCCTGTGGAGCGTATACCGTACCTGTTCCATTTTTGAATTTCCCTACTACTGGGCTTCCGGAGAGAACGGCTTTTATCATTATGGTGCAACCTATACCATTGTTGCCGCAGCGGATGATGAGGCGGATGCTTATTCCAATATTACCGGCGCAGAAGCATTCAATAAAGGCAACTGGAGCTCCAGCGATATATACTGGTACGAGTTCCGTAGTGAGTTTTGCTATAAGGGCATACGCAATGCCAATATTTTTATTGAAAATATTGACAAATCGCCTTTCTCAGATGAGGAAAAAGCCTCCATGAAGGCAGAGGCGATATTCCTGCGGGCACTCATGCATTTTGACCTGATGCAGCGCCTGGGCGGCATTGCTATTGTTGATAAAGTATTAAAAGTAAGGAGTGCTGACGACATACCTGAAGTGCGCATACCCAGGAGCACTTATGAGGAAACAGTAAATTTTATTGTGAGCAGTTGTGACGAAGCGGCTAAAAACCTACCCAACAGTTATGAAAGCAAATACAGGGGCCGTATTGTAAAAGGTGCGGCACTGGCATTAAAAGCCCGGGTGCTGTTGTATGCGGCCAGTCCGCTGTTCAACACTGCCCAGCCCTATGTGCCGGTAGGCGATGCCCGGCTGCGGGAGCTGATCGGTTACACCAGCTATGACCCCAACCGGTGGAAACTTGCGGCCGATGCCAGCAAAGCGGTGCTGGACTGGGCGGCCAACGAAAGTGGCTGGTGCGAACTGTATAAAGGAAAAAGCAATCCCGTAGACCGCTATGAGGAGATCTTTATCAACCCCAGCGTGAATGAGACTATTCTGGATGCGGGCCTTATGGGCACCAGCACCAATAATTATTTCGTCCGGTTTATGACGCCCGGAACCGTTGTCTATACCGGCTCAGATCCCATCAATATCGGGGTTACACTGAATTTTACAAAGTTCTATCAAAAAACAGACGGCACGGATCAGACCTGGGATGAACAGGAAGGGGTGGATTATCCCTATGAGCAGTACCGCAGGAAATTAAAAGAGCTGGATCCGCGTTTTCAGGCATCTGTATTTTATTCCGGTGAAGAGTGGACAAGAGGTACCGGAACCGTCTACCATTTTTATGAACAGCATGGCAAACTGCTGGATGCCTATAATGGTGTGGGCTTTCTCAGAAAATTTGTAAAGGGGGTAAGCAATGGCTCCAATCCACCGCCAAAATGGATCACTTTCCGCCTTGCGGAGTTCTACCTGAACTACGCCGAAGCGCTGAATGAGATGAACGGGGATGCGGGCCAGATCGTTTGGGCATTGAATGAAGTGCGCAGAAGGGTGAACATGCCGGATTATACCTATACGAACCAGGACGATATGCGTGCGAAGATCCACCGGGAGCGGGGCGTGGAACTGGCCTTTGAGGAGCACCGCTATTTTGATGTGCGGCGGTGGAGGATTGCAGGGAATGAAGGAGTAATGAAAGGAGGCATGTACGGGTTGCGCTTAGTGGGCGGTGCCAATCCTACCTATCACCTGGAAAAATTTGAAGACCGGGTATGGAATGATAAGATGTACCTGTATCCGTTCCGGATCAGTGAAGTGAACCTGGGCTATATCCAGCAAAACCCCGGCTGGTGA